From Clostridia bacterium, a single genomic window includes:
- a CDS encoding glycosyltransferase produces MIRILHIVSAMNCGGTENMIMSLLRNIDREKIQFDFLVNTTKKSFFDDEIEKLGGRIYYIPRWNGKNTFSYIKKLKSFLKEHPEHNIIHGHIASSSAIYTEIAKKLKRYVISHSHNKKGGGKSLKDMLFKLTTYAQRYRSDYLFACSKDAGIVRFGKNVINKPNFSVLKNAIDINKYTPDTKLCELTKNKYNIDNKLVIGHIGRFTEAKNHSFLLEVFSEITKMNEDSVLILAGEGECEEQIKTKAKSLNILDKIIFTGVLNDINSIINIMDCFVFPSLHEGLGIAVIEAQTHGIPCFINKELPQDLYINKNVYGLSLDKTAKDWAQFIIEHAHDKEDYKKSTENINKAGYNILETAKKLENFYINVTEEMKK; encoded by the coding sequence ATGATAAGAATACTGCATATAGTTTCTGCTATGAACTGTGGCGGAACAGAAAATATGATAATGAGTTTATTAAGGAATATTGACAGAGAGAAAATTCAGTTTGACTTTCTTGTAAATACTACAAAAAAAAGTTTTTTTGATGATGAAATAGAAAAACTTGGCGGCAGAATTTATTATATTCCACGCTGGAATGGTAAAAACACATTTTCATACATAAAAAAACTTAAATCTTTTTTAAAAGAACATCCTGAACATAACATTATCCATGGGCATATTGCATCAAGTTCGGCAATTTATACAGAAATAGCCAAAAAGTTAAAAAGATATGTTATATCCCACAGCCATAATAAAAAAGGCGGGGGAAAATCTTTAAAGGATATGTTGTTTAAACTTACAACATATGCACAAAGATACCGTTCCGATTATCTTTTTGCCTGTTCTAAAGATGCAGGAATAGTTCGATTCGGGAAGAATGTTATTAATAAACCTAACTTTTCAGTATTAAAAAATGCAATAGATATAAATAAATATACACCAGATACTAAACTGTGCGAATTAACAAAAAACAAATATAACATAGATAATAAACTTGTTATCGGTCATATAGGAAGATTTACCGAAGCAAAAAATCATTCCTTCCTGCTTGAAGTTTTTTCTGAAATTACTAAAATGAATGAAGACTCTGTTTTAATTCTTGCAGGTGAAGGAGAATGTGAAGAACAGATAAAAACCAAAGCAAAATCTTTAAACATCCTTGATAAAATAATTTTTACAGGTGTTTTAAATGACATTAACAGTATTATTAATATAATGGACTGTTTTGTTTTCCCGTCTTTACACGAAGGCTTGGGAATTGCAGTTATAGAAGCACAGACTCACGGTATACCTTGTTTTATAAACAAAGAATTACCGCAGGACTTATATATAAACAAAAATGTGTATGGTCTTTCCCTTGATAAAACTGCAAAAGACTGGGCTCAGTTTATTATAGAACATGCACACGATAAAGAAGATTATAAGAAATCTACAGAAAATATAAATAAAGCAGGATATAATATCTTAGAAACTGCAAAAAAACTTGAAAACTTTTATATAAATGTTACGGAGGAAATGAAAAAATGA
- a CDS encoding glycosyltransferase family 8 protein has product MNELNVLYATDSNYSQHAAASIYSLLKNNSCFEKINIYIIDDNISDECKEKFYILSKEFPISQIIFYPFKELSKNLKLNDKTGYAQVGYARLFLSKICDKDKILYIDCDTIVNGSLKELWETEMEDYIVAGVQDNPAFHSLEMVGMTRKHRYINGGVLLINLKKWREENAEERILQMIKDYNGFVPHHDQGIINGVFKDEIKILHPKFNTMSQFFDTKANQIKSLYDIENYYTQAELDEAVKNPAIIHYITKFYNRPWFKSCTHPLKDLYIENLKKTPFEVKLFDGELNKKIKIRKFIFNHFPFFVYSLCEKTLNIKRRKNVNTRHF; this is encoded by the coding sequence ATGAATGAATTAAATGTTCTTTATGCTACCGATAGTAATTACTCCCAGCACGCTGCCGCATCAATTTACTCTCTTCTTAAAAACAACTCTTGTTTTGAGAAAATAAATATTTACATAATTGATGATAATATTTCTGATGAGTGTAAAGAAAAATTTTACATTCTTTCAAAAGAATTTCCGATTTCTCAAATTATTTTTTATCCGTTCAAAGAACTTAGCAAAAATCTTAAATTAAACGATAAAACAGGATATGCCCAAGTAGGATATGCAAGACTTTTTCTTTCTAAAATTTGTGATAAAGACAAAATTTTATATATTGACTGTGATACTATCGTAAACGGTTCTTTAAAAGAACTATGGGAAACCGAAATGGAAGACTATATTGTTGCCGGTGTACAGGACAACCCTGCCTTCCATTCACTTGAAATGGTAGGAATGACAAGAAAACACAGATATATAAACGGTGGAGTTCTTCTTATCAACTTAAAAAAATGGCGTGAAGAAAATGCAGAAGAAAGAATTCTTCAAATGATAAAAGATTATAACGGTTTTGTTCCTCATCACGACCAGGGTATTATAAACGGTGTTTTTAAAGATGAAATAAAAATTCTTCATCCGAAATTTAATACAATGTCGCAATTTTTTGACACTAAGGCAAACCAGATTAAGAGTCTTTATGATATAGAAAATTACTACACTCAAGCTGAACTTGATGAAGCGGTTAAAAACCCTGCCATTATTCACTATATAACAAAGTTTTATAACAGGCCATGGTTTAAAAGCTGTACACATCCGTTAAAAGATTTATATATAGAAAATCTTAAAAAAACTCCGTTTGAAGTTAAACTTTTTGACGGTGAGCTGAACAAAAAAATAAAAATCAGAAAGTTTATATTTAACCACTTTCCTTTCTTTGTTTATTCACTATGTGAAAAAACTCTTAATATTAAAAGGAGAAAAAATGTTAATACAAGACATTTTTAA
- a CDS encoding glycosyltransferase family 4 protein has product MKILFINYQALPIPDVKGGAVEYLVNSYLKYNEENHLHDITLYSIFDNDAKIKSKEYKFTEFKFIKIKSIFDKLDRIARHIINRYTKIYVGNTYISKVIRNEKDFNKYDAIIIENAPEFGLKIRKKFKNKLILHLHNDYLNKNTKNAKKILNCYDFVYTISDTLGSLVKTIENTNKVKTLYNGVNLNKFSKDENLKKVMKEKYSIKDDDFVYMYCGRLTKDKGAYELCRAFSQIDDPDIKLIIAGGTGYSTNAPNETLLKIKELEDKRIILTGFVPYDKINCLYQLADVGVVPSVCQDAFNLTVIEFASNGIPLIISDLGAMKELVNENFSVVAKYDKNYIDNLKNCLLYMKEADIKKMGEEAKKISCNFSIENYCERFTYLLNNI; this is encoded by the coding sequence ATGAAAATTCTTTTTATTAACTATCAGGCATTACCAATACCTGATGTTAAAGGCGGAGCAGTAGAATATCTTGTAAATTCTTATTTAAAATACAATGAAGAAAATCATCTTCACGATATTACTCTTTATTCAATTTTTGATAATGATGCTAAGATTAAGTCCAAGGAATATAAATTTACCGAGTTTAAGTTTATTAAAATTAAGAGTATATTTGATAAACTTGACCGAATTGCAAGGCATATTATCAACAGATACACTAAAATTTATGTTGGGAATACATACATTTCAAAAGTAATAAGAAATGAAAAAGATTTTAATAAATATGATGCCATAATAATTGAAAATGCACCTGAATTTGGATTAAAGATAAGAAAGAAATTTAAAAACAAACTTATCTTGCATCTTCATAACGATTATCTTAATAAGAATACTAAAAATGCAAAAAAAATTCTTAACTGCTATGATTTTGTTTATACAATAAGCGATACATTGGGAAGTCTTGTTAAAACTATTGAAAATACCAATAAAGTTAAAACTCTTTATAATGGAGTCAATCTTAATAAGTTTTCAAAAGACGAAAATTTAAAAAAGGTTATGAAAGAAAAATACTCTATAAAAGATGATGACTTTGTATATATGTATTGCGGAAGACTGACAAAAGACAAAGGTGCTTATGAACTGTGCAGGGCTTTTTCCCAGATTGACGACCCTGATATAAAACTAATAATTGCAGGTGGCACAGGATACAGTACCAATGCGCCTAATGAAACATTATTAAAAATCAAAGAATTGGAAGATAAAAGAATAATTCTTACAGGGTTTGTTCCATATGATAAAATAAACTGTTTGTATCAATTAGCAGATGTAGGTGTTGTTCCGTCAGTCTGCCAGGATGCTTTTAACCTTACAGTTATCGAATTTGCATCTAATGGCATCCCTCTTATAATAAGCGATCTGGGCGCAATGAAAGAATTGGTTAATGAAAACTTTTCAGTAGTCGCAAAATATGACAAAAACTACATTGACAACCTAAAAAATTGCCTTTTATATATGAAAGAGGCTGATATTAAAAAAATGGGAGAAGAAGCAAAAAAAATATCCTGTAACTTTTCAATAGAAAACTACTGCGAAAGATTTACTTATCTTTTAAATAACATATAA